From one Magnetofaba australis IT-1 genomic stretch:
- a CDS encoding hydrogen peroxide-inducible genes activator: MNLNQMRYVLAVAQAGNFSRAAKLCHVSQPSLSVAIKGLEEELGLPIFERHKNEVSVTELGAQIITQIQKVLEEIDQIKCIAQDGADPLSGALRIGAIMTIGPYLFPNMIPAFRKLAPNMKLLVEENYTTVLTERLKRGDVDAIIIALPYQEHGVKIQSLYDEPFMAAVPAGHAWEHRPHIEGQDLATDDLILLGKGNCFRDQVLEICPDCMKMADTAEGAGGNIIEGSSLETIRHMVATAVGVSVLPASSIHSLICNTADCPAKENRYVRYVPFCEPAPKRRVALAWRSSFPNPSALQALVKSIYSAPPVGVTLLR, translated from the coding sequence TTGAATCTGAACCAGATGCGCTATGTGCTGGCGGTGGCCCAGGCGGGCAATTTCAGCCGCGCCGCCAAGCTCTGCCATGTGAGCCAACCCTCCTTGAGCGTGGCCATCAAAGGGCTGGAGGAGGAGTTGGGGCTGCCGATCTTTGAGCGCCATAAGAATGAAGTCTCGGTCACCGAGCTCGGCGCGCAGATCATCACCCAGATCCAGAAGGTTCTGGAGGAGATCGACCAGATCAAATGCATCGCCCAGGATGGGGCCGACCCGTTAAGCGGCGCGTTGCGCATCGGCGCCATCATGACCATCGGCCCCTATCTGTTCCCCAACATGATTCCGGCGTTCCGCAAACTTGCGCCCAATATGAAGTTGTTGGTGGAGGAGAACTATACCACGGTGCTGACGGAGCGCCTCAAACGCGGCGATGTGGACGCCATTATCATCGCGCTGCCATATCAGGAGCATGGGGTTAAGATCCAGTCCCTGTATGATGAGCCATTTATGGCGGCGGTGCCTGCGGGCCATGCCTGGGAGCATCGCCCGCACATCGAAGGGCAGGATCTGGCCACCGATGATCTGATTCTGCTGGGTAAGGGCAACTGCTTCCGCGATCAGGTGTTGGAGATCTGCCCGGACTGTATGAAGATGGCCGACACCGCCGAAGGGGCGGGCGGCAACATCATCGAAGGCAGTTCATTGGAGACCATCCGGCACATGGTGGCCACTGCGGTGGGCGTTTCCGTGCTGCCCGCCTCCTCAATCCATTCATTGATCTGCAACACCGCCGACTGCCCCGCCAAGGAGAATCGCTACGTGCGCTACGTGCCGTTCTGCGAGCCCGCGCCCAAACGCCGGGTTGCGTTGGCATGGCGCAGCTCCTTTCCCAACCCCTCCGCTCTGCAAGCCCTGGTCAAGTCCATCTATTCCGCCCCGCCCGTTGGTGTGACGCTGTTGCGTTGA